A genomic region of Deinococcus misasensis DSM 22328 contains the following coding sequences:
- a CDS encoding Nif3-like dinuclear metal center hexameric protein produces MHRDELVQWLNTYLRISDYKDVSNNGLQIEGKDEVTRVAVAVDASLRTIEEAVDSGADILITHHGLFWGKPQMVTGPMKKRIQKALEGDLSIYAMHIPLDAHPEVGNNVMLARALNLRELQPFGDWAGKSIGFWGELPFELELQDFSDRIQKTTGEICLVHGGGAGIVKKVGVISGAASDSIPLAAAMGLDTFVTGEPKHQHFHDAFEYGVNVIYAGHYETETFGVRALAAKLEDTFNLPWQFIHLPTGL; encoded by the coding sequence ATGCACCGAGACGAACTTGTCCAATGGCTGAACACTTACCTGCGCATCTCTGACTACAAAGATGTCAGCAACAATGGCCTTCAGATCGAAGGCAAAGACGAAGTGACCCGAGTGGCTGTGGCCGTCGATGCTTCCTTGAGAACCATCGAAGAGGCTGTGGATTCTGGCGCAGACATCCTGATCACCCACCACGGTCTGTTCTGGGGCAAACCCCAGATGGTCACCGGTCCCATGAAGAAACGCATCCAGAAAGCCTTGGAAGGGGACCTCAGCATCTATGCCATGCACATCCCTCTGGATGCACACCCCGAGGTGGGCAACAATGTGATGCTGGCCCGAGCCCTCAACCTGCGTGAGCTGCAACCCTTTGGGGATTGGGCTGGCAAAAGCATCGGATTCTGGGGAGAACTGCCTTTCGAGTTGGAATTGCAGGACTTTTCCGATCGCATCCAGAAAACCACTGGCGAAATCTGTCTGGTTCACGGTGGAGGGGCAGGCATTGTCAAAAAAGTGGGTGTGATCTCGGGGGCTGCTTCAGACAGCATTCCTCTGGCTGCTGCGATGGGGCTGGACACCTTTGTGACCGGAGAACCCAAACACCAGCATTTCCACGATGCTTTTGAGTACGGCGTGAACGTGATTTATGCAGGCCATTACGAAACCGAAACCTTCGGGGTGCGTGCTCTGGCGGCCAAACTGGAAGACACTTTCAACCTCCCATGGCAGTTCATTCACCTGCCCACAGGCCTCTGA